From a single Arachis hypogaea cultivar Tifrunner chromosome 3, arahy.Tifrunner.gnm2.J5K5, whole genome shotgun sequence genomic region:
- the LOC112790967 gene encoding probable protein S-acyltransferase 5 → MNAMMQPPPPPPPATSSGMGSPAASSFVRTYRAWQGNNVFFLRGWLIFGPDVKSIFISVFLVIAPVAFFCGFVARKLTHDFPHHAGWSIIVVVIVHTFFVLITLVLTSGRDPGIVPRSAYPPPPESDDDAASTRPRRSKIVLVNGVPVKVKYCDTCQLYRPLRCSHCSVCDNCVERFDHHCPWLGQCIGLRNYRFFYIFVLSATLLCLYVHVFCWVYIKKIMDSEEKTIWKAMIRTPASIALIIYTFIWVWFVGGLTVFHTYLISTNQSTYENFKYRYDQQLVNPYDRGIVENFKQVFCTSIPPSKHNFRAKVPKDLPLSESHQRVVGGQSLSPMLKKTTENVVEERNVEHRRDGELHNVSQNESLHRESGEGQEASFFRQSLWERTSRKWEIIPEVVTANSCSSGNSTQA, encoded by the exons ATGAATGCGATGATGCAGCCGCCGCCACCTCCGCCTCCAGCCACCTCCTCCGGCATGGGATCCCCTGCTGCATCATCATTCGTCAGAACTTACCGCGCCTGGCAAGGCAATAAT GTGTTTTTTCTTCGAGGTTGGCTTATATTTGGACCAGACGTGAAATCCATATTTATATCGGTGTTTCTTGTGATTGCTCCTGTTGCTTTCTTCTGTGGCTTCGTTGCCAGAAAACTCACTCATGATTTTCCCCATCACGCCGGATGGTCAATTATCGTCGTTGTTATCGTTCACACTTTCTTT GTTCTGATTACCCTTGTACTAACCTCAGGAAGAGATCCAGGTATAGTACCTCGCAGCGCTTATCCTCCTCCACCAGAGTCTGATGATGATGCTGCTTCCACCCGCCCACGGCGGTCAAAGATTGTTTTAGTCAACGGTGTACCTGTCAAAGTCAAATATTGCGATACTTGCCAGCTCTATAGACCGCTCCGCTGTTCTCATTGCTCTGTATGCGACAATTGTGTGGAACGATTTGATCATCACTGTCCCTGGCTGGGCCAGTGTATTGGATTG CGAAATTACAGGTTCTTCTACATATTTGTACTCTCTGCAACACTTCTTTGCTTATATGTGCATGTCTTTTGCTGGGTCTACATTAAGAAGATCATGGACTCTGAGGAAAAAACAATTTGGAAAGCAATGATCAGAACCCCGGCCTCTATTGCACTAATAATCTACACTTTCATTTGGGTCTGGTTTGTTGGAGGTCTCACTGTTTTCCACACCTATCTCATCAGCACAAACCAG TCTActtatgaaaattttaaataccGCTATGATCAACAACTGGTAAACCCATATGACAGAGGGATAGTTGAGAATTTCAAACAAGTATTCTGCACTAGCATTCCTCCATCCAAGCATAACTTCAGGGCTAAGGTTCCAAAGGATCTTCCGCTATCAGAGTCACACCAAAGAGTAGTGGGTGGTCAGTCCCTAAGCCCTATGCTGAAGAAAACCACAGAGAACGTGGTGGAAGAGAGGAATGTGGAACATCGCAGGGATGGTGAATTGCATAATGTGTCCCAGAATGAAAGCTTGCACAGGGAAAGTGGGGAGGGACAAGAAGCTTCATTTTTTAGGCAGTCTCTGTGGGAAAGAACTAGCAGAAAGTGGGAAATAATTCCTGAAGTTGTGACTGCAAATAGCTGTAGTAGTGGGAACTCAACTCAAGCATAG